GGTGAAGTGGGTGGAGTAGCAGGTGCCTCTTGTGNttgttgttgttgttgttccacatcatcttcttcaacgCACGGGAANAAGGTATGGTCCTCACAATTTGTCGACCAATCNCATTCTCCTTCTTCATCAAACACTACATTCCGACTGATGATTGTTTTCTTTGAATCAGGATTGTAGAGTTTGTACCCTTTGGAGTTGGCGTCGTAACCAATAAAGAtgtatttttcacttttgtcaTCAAGTTTACTTCGTTTCTCATCTGGNACATGCANATGAGCTATACTTCCAAAGACTCTNAGATGAGAAATACCTGGCTTTCTTCCGCTCCATGCTTCTTGTGGTGTTTTTCCATTAACGCTTCTTGTTGGAGAGCGGTTGGTTAGATAGACTGCACATGCAACGGCTTCAGCCCAAAACTCCTTTGGAAGTCTCTTGCTTTTAAGCATGCTCCTTGCCATCTCCAGGATAGTTCTATTCTTCCTTTCcgccactccattttgttgaggggatCTTGGTACTGTCAATTGTCGTCTGATCCCATTGTCTTCACAATACTTCTGAAACTCTTTTGATGTGAACTCTCCTCCACGATCGGATCTCAAAGCTTTGATTAGAAGGCCACTTTCCTTCTCAACATGGGCTTTAAACTTCTTGAANTTCTCNAATacttctgatttttcttttaagaaatatacccatgtttttcttgaaaaatcatcaatgaaGAGAAGGAAATAATTACTCTTACCGAGTGATCTTGGCTTGATTGGTCCACACACATCTGTGTGAATGAGTTCTAATGGCTTTTGGGCTCTTGTGTCTGACTCCTTCGNAAAACTCAATCGAAATTGTTTTCCAAGTAGACATCCTTCACAAACTTGGTTGGGGTGAGTAATAGAAGGCAACCCTCTCACCATTGCCTTCTTGGAGAGCAACTCTAATCCTTTAAAATTAAGATGGCCAAATCGAAGATGCCAAAGCCATGATTGGTCTTTGTAGCACATCTTGAGACATTGTGGGCCATCACTTTGAATGTTGAGCACGAACATTCTATTTCTTGTCATTGGCACCTTTGTAATGAATCTACTTGTATTATCTCTTATAGAAAGGTTATTATTCTTAAGTTGAATATCATAACCTTTCTCTAAGAGTTTTCCTAAGCTCAAGATGTTGCTTTTCATGCTTGGCACATAATATACGTTGGAAATAAATTGATGTTCTCCATTCTTTAGTCGGATGAGGACATTACCTTTTCCTTTCACCGCCACCTTTGATTCATCTCCAAAAGCCACGTTTCCCTCTACTTATTCGTCAAGCTCTACGAACATGCTTCTTTTCCCACACATATGGTTACTTGCTCCACTGTCAAGGTACCACTGATTATCCTCGCCTTTATCTTGGCCCTTGTAAGCCAATAGCAAGGTACCATCTTCTTGACACCTTTCTTCAGCATAATTGGCTTTCTCTTCGACTTTATTCTTGTTAGGGGCTCTACATTCAGAAGCATAATGTCCAGACTTATCACAATTGTAACACTTGATTCGTGATTTGTCATACCTTGAATTCGAATTTCCTCTCCCACGACCTCTATTAGAGTTTTCTCCTCTTTGGTTATTGTTGTTAGACTTTCGTCCTTGTCCACGTCCATATGCACGCCCTCGTCCTTGTTCTTGATTATAACTTCGCCTTGATTGATTGTgtgcattttcttcttttcttgaatcaATGTGTACCTTGAGGACTTGTTCCACGATCTCTtccatcttctttttcttttcttcataagcTTGCAATGAACCAAGAAGTTGCTCTATTGACATAGCCTCCAAGTCCTTGGTTTCTTCGGTAATGGTGACAATATGTTCGAACTTTGGATCTAATGATCTAAGAATTTTCTCCATAATTCTTACATCATCTAGCTTCTCACCATTTCTTTTTAGGTTATTAGTAACCATTAAAACTCTTGAAAAGTAATCAGAGACTAGTTCTCCTTCCTTCATATGCAAAGCTTCAAACTCTCCTCTCAAAGTTTGAAGACGTACCTTTTTTACTTGATTTGCTCCCTTGTAAGAGATTTTGAGCTTCTCCCATGCTTCCTTGGCTGACTTGACTCCAGAAATCTTCTCAAAAGTATCTTCATCTAATCCTTGATAGATTAGACAGAGAGCTTTCTTGTCTCTCTTCCTTGAGTCTCTCAAGCTATCCTTTTGAGCTTGAGAAAGACTTTCTACATTCTCTGGCTCGGTGTGGCCCTTCTCGACCACCTCCCATACATCATGTGCACCAAGGAGAGCTACCATCCTTAAGCTCCAATTGTCATAGTTGCTCTTAGTGAGCATCGGGACTTGAAAGGGAACTCTGGTATTTGCCATTTCTATGAGGATCTTATGGCTCTTGATACCACTTTGTTGGGAGGAAACTTTAATGGCTAGAAGGAAGTTTTAAGATTGGGAGAGGTTGGAAGATAGTGAGAGGATGAAAGACTTGTAATATTGAAGGCTTCTAATCTTTTGGCTTGCATAGAAATGATACAACCATTTCCTATTTATACTAGTGGCACCTCCTTAACCAATGGCTAGGATCTTGCCACCACATCATTCATCTAAGAGCTATAATTCATTCTCTAGAACTTTCTAAAACATTCCTACAATTCTAAACTTTCCTAGAAACATCTTATGGATAAACATCCCTAGATATTTTTGTACATCATTCTAGAATCTTCTAGATAGGATTTTCTAGAATTCTATTTGGGCCTTCTCTACTTGGGCTTTTATCTTATAGGCccaataacaaaatcaatttatatttcaacAGAATGTTATGTTGTCACAATGTTAAAAAGGCAAATTACTGCCTTGTGAAAGCTAGTGGATCCTTGTCTCATATCTTCTCGTCTTATGTCTTTGGTCTCTTGTATCAGAATTATGCCTTACCTATTAGGCTTGATCATGGTAGTCAATGTATGATTGAGATATATCCAACTTTATATCCAAATTTACCAAGTTATCCTAGTCGAGATGTATCAGGCCCATCTTGACCTAGATGTATCAGGCATGCGTATGTGCATCAAGTCTTACATAATACACTAGCCCCTGCTTGTAGTAAACGAAGTATAACAAGAATCTCATGCCTTTGTGATGAAATTAAGAATACGATTGTAAGACCCGAGAAAATGCAAAACTTATAACTAATATGGTATAGAACTCGAGCATGTTCTATTAAAAATCACATGTCTTCACAAGGTGTTATGTAGCTCAGTTAAAAAGAACTATTTGATGGGCTAAGTGTACATGTTCGAGTCTTGATTAGAGCAATTAACTTTATGTTATGTAGCTCAGTTAAAAATCACGCAGTTCTGCAATATTAAGTTTCctgaggaaaaaaataaataaatctttctGGTAATGTGTATAATTAATTCTCTTACGAAGTCAATGGTTTATGTCATCCTATTAAACTTTCTTTATTCCATAATTAAAGGGTTGCACGTCATTCCATGTACATAATTTTCCTCTCTTAAAGGGTAAACAAATGCTAACCTATccattgaaacttttttttttattttatattttaaaaataattgattattcctgAAACCACACTCAAAACCAACgtttatattctattataagtaatgataatcgattattgtcaaATTGAAACACATCCTAGACATGATTCAAGcattcaaacatacatacatCATCTTTAGATCACGTGAAAACATAGTTAACACATCATACAAGCATTCAAACATCACATACCCATGTAAACATACTCAAACACACATAATACATTGCCTAAATCATCTAGATCCAATCGTTGACATGTTATATACCAAATAATAGGGTGCAAAAGAGTCTCCGATAAAAACACCAAATAGGGTTTTCAATTAGCCAAACTAAATAAGCataatgcttacaaatgagaactaagaagatgaaaattctccaaaatagaGTTGCTAATACAAGGTTGTTTTCTCCTAAACTAGAGCTTTGATTGACAATCCAAATGGTCAAACTGAAGAACAATACGCAGGAAAcccattgttcaaaaattagTCTGATCCAACAGTGAACAATTTCACAACAACGAAAACACCAGTGTAGATTTTATGTTTTGCAAGAATgactttttctcttcctttggTTGTTTTCTCTCAAACTAGACTTCCGCTTGACGATCCGAACTgtcagaatgaagaaccatacgTCTACAACCCACTGTCCAAAAATCAGCCCGATCCAACAGTGAACGACTTCAAAACGACGAAAATACCAGTGTAGGTTTTATGTTATGCAGGAatgacttcttttcttccttctctctcaCTTGACTTCTCCCTCCCTTCAAATGACTCTATTATGCTCTACTAATCTGACCTATCTCCACTAAACCAAAGTGAGATATAATGGTCCACATTATTTGTcctattctccacataggaagggagTCAAATAACCTAACACTTATAACATATAATTGAATGGAAACCCCCAAACATCATAACTTTGTTCTCCCTTAACATCAAACATTTTGTTAGGCTAACCaaacaaaacatacataatacattCATTGGGAAAACCCAacacaaatattacataaaccttATGCCTATGCATACATAAACCCTTGCCCAACAATAACAACATACAACCAGAATCATAATCacataaaaacatatatcaaacaagGATCATTAATCAAAATAACCAAGAACACATATATCATACAACAATAAAGAAACAAAGGTAAGCTTCCCGATATCATAGCCAATCCTAAAGCTTTATCTATACTTCCAAAACACTACTAAGCATCCTTTGCACCAAGGGTTTTGtgttgttctttctttttttcttccaaacgtCTATCTCCCATGTTTTTctctttgattaaatttttaaggtttctaaaCACCATCTTCCCTTTCTCTATATCGTAATATGTATAAATCAACTCTACCTAAATCTTTAATTTCCTTCTATCTCATATTTTctaacctttattttatttaattcaaactCGTTTACTCCCTATAcctcttatttaatttcttgcacctaattaataaaagataaaagactTTTTCTAT
This DNA window, taken from Vigna radiata var. radiata cultivar VC1973A chromosome 5, Vradiata_ver6, whole genome shotgun sequence, encodes the following:
- the LOC111241594 gene encoding uncharacterized protein LOC111241594 translates to MANTRVPFQVPMLTKSNYDNWSLRMVALLGAHDVWEVVEKGHTEPENVESLSQAQKDSLRDSRKRDKKALCLIYQGLDEDTFEKISGVKSAKEAWEKLKISYKGANQVKKVRLQTLRGEFEALHMKEGELVSDYFSRVLMVTNNLKRNGEKLDDVRIMEKILRSLDPKFEHIVTITEETKDLEAMSIEQLLGSLQAYEEKKKKMEEIVEQVLKVHIDSRKEENAHNQSRRSYNQEQGRGRAYGRGQGRKSNNNNQRGENSNRGRGRGNSNSRYDKSRIKCYNCDKSGHYASECRAPNKNKVEEKANYAEERCQEDGTLLLAYKGQDKGEDNQWYLDSGASNHMCGKRSMFVELDE